A genomic region of Jeotgalibaca ciconiae contains the following coding sequences:
- a CDS encoding ClbS/DfsB family four-helix bundle protein yields the protein MKSYKSKNALKEAINKAYMKYDQEFIGIPEAMKDVRIEGVDRTPAENLAYQVGWTTLLLKWESDEQEGKEIHTPTEGFKWNQLGELYQWFYQQYAHQSLRVLRKQLKENMEMIVHMLDAMSEKELFEPHQRQWADAATAKAVWPVYKFVHINTIAPFTNFRTKIRKWKKINQL from the coding sequence ATGAAAAGCTATAAGTCAAAGAATGCTTTGAAAGAGGCGATAAATAAAGCTTATATGAAATATGACCAAGAATTTATTGGAATTCCAGAAGCTATGAAAGACGTTCGCATAGAGGGTGTCGATCGTACTCCTGCTGAAAATTTAGCTTATCAAGTTGGTTGGACAACTCTGCTTCTCAAATGGGAGAGCGATGAGCAAGAGGGGAAAGAAATTCATACGCCGACTGAAGGTTTCAAATGGAATCAATTAGGGGAGTTGTACCAATGGTTTTATCAACAGTATGCTCACCAATCATTAAGAGTATTAAGAAAGCAATTAAAAGAAAACATGGAGATGATTGTTCACATGCTAGACGCTATGAGTGAAAAAGAATTATTTGAACCTCATCAACGTCAATGGGCAGATGCAGCGACAGCTAAAGCAGTATGGCCTGTTTATAAGTTTGTGCATATTAATACGATAGCGCCATTTACGAATTTTCGAACTAAAATTCGCAAATGGAAAAAGATCAACCAATTATAA
- a CDS encoding class I SAM-dependent methyltransferase — MGNTDIFEKMASRYDTEERINIARKSADAIRSYLENSKDKQAMDFGCGTGLVGINLLEEFESILFVDSSQNMIHQMDRKIKDFEIKNASTLYFDFEKEISIDVRADYIFMSQVLLHIKDTAHILSRLYEILNEDGHLIIVDFDKNDKIVSSLVHNGFDQEKLAIRMREIGFTETQSKTFYNGTNIFMNQDASMFVIDAKK, encoded by the coding sequence ATGGGAAATACAGATATTTTTGAAAAGATGGCTAGTCGCTACGACACGGAAGAACGAATCAACATTGCTCGAAAATCAGCGGATGCCATTCGTAGCTATTTAGAGAATAGCAAAGATAAACAAGCGATGGATTTTGGTTGTGGAACGGGACTTGTAGGAATAAATTTACTAGAGGAATTTGAATCCATTCTTTTTGTCGATTCATCTCAAAATATGATTCATCAAATGGACCGAAAGATTAAGGATTTCGAAATTAAAAATGCCAGTACACTGTATTTTGATTTCGAAAAAGAGATAAGTATAGATGTACGTGCTGACTATATCTTTATGTCGCAAGTGCTACTTCATATAAAAGATACGGCACATATTCTGTCAAGACTCTATGAGATTTTAAATGAAGACGGGCACTTAATCATCGTTGACTTTGATAAAAACGATAAGATCGTTTCTAGTCTGGTACACAATGGATTCGATCAGGAGAAATTAGCAATTCGAATGAGAGAAATAGGTTTTACAGAGACTCAATCCAAAACGTTTTACAATGGAACGAACATTTTTATGAATCAAGATGCCTCCATGTTTGTAATAGATGCGAAAAAATAA
- a CDS encoding transposase → MNSTEIYQAKSVLLSDIARSLEEPIHPLYHSVCFAKAEGFESMNVEVAKGFNHVNHLFDGKQYTLVIDRGYDSNKIYEYIENQKHHFITRLNDRRYLLHKNKRIKVPDLANRRKGKINFSTTIKGTHYDLKASHIEVRLPVLKDTPLYMVYGYGKKPMKLLKNLEIKGKPDVLRVLKEYITRWRIEELFRVQKQEFGLEKNSNPVPEFFTNFVSHHELPDRALFHDD, encoded by the coding sequence ATGAATTCGACAGAAATCTATCAAGCAAAAAGCGTGCTTCTTTCCGATATTGCCCGTTCTTTGGAAGAACCGATCCATCCCCTCTACCACTCGGTTTGTTTTGCCAAAGCCGAAGGATTTGAAAGTATGAATGTCGAGGTGGCCAAAGGCTTTAATCACGTAAATCATTTGTTTGACGGAAAACAGTACACCCTCGTCATAGATCGGGGCTATGACAGTAATAAAATATACGAATACATAGAGAATCAGAAGCATCACTTCATTACCCGACTGAATGACCGCCGTTATCTCCTTCATAAAAACAAACGAATAAAAGTGCCCGATCTTGCCAACCGCCGAAAAGGGAAAATAAATTTTTCGACCACGATAAAAGGAACACACTATGACCTGAAAGCCAGCCATATAGAGGTAAGACTCCCGGTTTTAAAAGATACGCCTCTGTACATGGTCTATGGATATGGAAAAAAACCGATGAAACTCCTGAAAAATTTGGAAATAAAGGGAAAGCCCGATGTGTTGCGTGTCCTAAAAGAATACATTACCCGCTGGCGAATAGAAGAGCTGTTCCGTGTTCAAAAGCAAGAATTTGGACTGGAAAAAAATTCGAACCCTGTTCCTGAATTCTTTACAAATTTTGTATCACATCATGAACTACCTGATCGGGCATTATTCCATGATGATTGA
- a CDS encoding S-ribosylhomocysteine lyase yields the protein MEKIASFTVDHLNLKPGLYLSREDQVGNQTIKSYDLRFTAPNFEPVMNTAEIHTIEHIGATFLRNHPEFKDEVIYFGPMGCRTGFYLILTDKVQGADLLQLLQETFKFTAEFDDEIPGAAARDCGNYLDQNLPMARYFSERYYQVLTTITDLTFSY from the coding sequence ATGGAAAAAATAGCAAGTTTTACCGTTGACCATTTAAATTTAAAACCAGGACTTTACTTATCTCGTGAGGACCAAGTAGGGAATCAAACCATTAAATCTTATGACTTACGTTTCACAGCACCCAACTTCGAGCCCGTTATGAATACAGCAGAAATTCATACGATTGAACATATTGGGGCAACTTTTTTAAGAAATCATCCTGAGTTTAAGGATGAAGTGATTTATTTCGGCCCAATGGGATGTCGTACCGGTTTTTATTTAATTCTAACGGATAAAGTTCAAGGAGCAGACCTTTTGCAGCTTTTACAAGAAACATTCAAATTTACAGCTGAATTTGATGATGAAATTCCTGGAGCGGCAGCAAGAGATTGCGGTAACTATCTTGATCAAAACTTACCGATGGCTCGTTACTTCAGTGAACGATACTACCAAGTTCTTACAACGATTACTGACTTGACGTTCTCTTACTAA
- a CDS encoding GyrI-like domain-containing protein, protein MKHEWRKHEKALYMPKRKPKIVTIPEQKFFTIKGKGNPNDAEFSERIETLYPLAYAIRMMYKTVYVPEDYFEYTVYPLEGIWDLTEEGRKQDTLDKDELLYTIMIRQPEFVDEETVERAFETVKNKKKLRYLDDVKFESIEDGLCVQMLHVGPYGNESETFKIMDEFTEENNLQRISLTHREIYLSDFRRVKPENLKTVLRYKVAEKE, encoded by the coding sequence ATGAAGCACGAATGGCGAAAGCATGAAAAAGCCTTGTATATGCCGAAGAGAAAACCAAAGATCGTGACAATACCAGAACAAAAATTTTTTACAATAAAAGGGAAGGGTAATCCGAATGATGCGGAATTTTCTGAACGAATTGAAACATTGTATCCTCTCGCATACGCTATTCGGATGATGTATAAAACCGTCTATGTACCGGAAGATTATTTCGAATACACTGTCTATCCATTAGAAGGCATATGGGATTTAACGGAAGAGGGAAGAAAGCAAGATACATTGGACAAAGATGAGCTTCTCTACACCATCATGATTCGACAACCAGAGTTTGTGGATGAAGAAACGGTAGAAAGAGCTTTTGAAACTGTCAAAAACAAGAAGAAATTACGATATCTTGATGATGTAAAATTTGAAAGCATAGAAGATGGCTTGTGTGTTCAAATGTTGCATGTCGGTCCTTACGGTAATGAATCTGAAACTTTTAAAATAATGGATGAATTTACAGAAGAAAATAATCTTCAAAGAATTTCTTTAACACACCGAGAAATTTATCTTTCTGATTTCAGGAGAGTGAAGCCAGAAAACTTGAAGACAGTCTTGCGGTACAAGGTTGCTGAAAAAGAATAA
- a CDS encoding ATP-binding cassette domain-containing protein — MLQVKKLTLHHLTDLKNIIQDLNFTVNPGEKVAIIGEEGNGKSTLLKWILDDKSIDSYTKAEGELINQFSRTVYLPQTLPAPYFETTLDEYFFGQDDVMEMDYTLLYQLVGQLGFDADRLTSAQKLGSLSGGEKIKVQLLKQLATNPDLLLLDEPSNDLDLDTLQWLENFIRTTPLTVIYISHDESFLAATATKVIQLELLRHKTIPVATVSNLSYKDYIEQKSARFVRQTEVASKQREEYQKKMEKHRQIENRVHHEQEVISRQNPGGGRLLKKKMHVVKSMGRRFERESEEFEDIPIKEDAILVKFSNTKALPAGKTIIHLENQEVKRDDKVLARSIHLLMRGPQKVGIIGKNGIGKSTWLKRLWAEMKNRTDIEAGYMPQNYADYLNLDETPIEFLSETGDSEELTQVMTYLGSMRFTSDEMHHPVRSLSGGQQAKLLLLKIDLSGQNVLLLDEPTRNFSPLSQPELRNLFKNFEGAIVTISHDRLFLQEVCDQIYELTEEGLQLVDLE; from the coding sequence ATGTTACAAGTAAAAAAATTAACACTGCATCATTTAACAGATTTAAAAAATATCATTCAAGATTTGAATTTTACTGTTAATCCAGGAGAAAAAGTGGCCATTATTGGGGAAGAGGGAAATGGAAAATCAACTTTATTGAAGTGGATATTGGATGATAAAAGTATTGACTCATATACTAAAGCTGAAGGAGAGCTTATTAATCAGTTTAGTCGGACTGTTTATTTGCCCCAAACATTGCCTGCACCATATTTTGAGACAACTCTCGATGAATATTTTTTTGGTCAAGACGACGTCATGGAAATGGATTATACCTTGCTTTATCAACTAGTTGGTCAACTTGGGTTTGATGCAGATCGATTAACCAGTGCGCAGAAGTTAGGCAGTTTATCCGGCGGAGAAAAAATAAAAGTTCAGCTTCTAAAACAGCTTGCTACGAATCCGGATTTATTACTGCTGGATGAGCCATCAAATGATTTAGATCTCGATACTCTTCAATGGTTAGAAAACTTTATTAGAACCACGCCACTGACAGTTATTTATATTTCCCATGATGAGTCTTTCCTGGCAGCAACCGCCACTAAAGTTATTCAGCTGGAATTATTACGTCATAAAACGATTCCAGTTGCCACGGTTTCAAATTTGTCATACAAAGATTATATCGAGCAAAAGTCAGCAAGATTTGTTCGTCAGACAGAAGTTGCGAGTAAGCAGCGCGAGGAATATCAGAAAAAAATGGAAAAGCACCGCCAAATCGAAAATCGTGTGCACCATGAACAAGAAGTGATTTCCCGCCAAAATCCGGGAGGCGGTAGATTACTTAAAAAGAAAATGCACGTTGTCAAATCAATGGGACGACGCTTTGAACGGGAATCGGAAGAATTTGAAGATATCCCGATTAAAGAAGATGCGATTTTAGTGAAATTTTCGAATACGAAAGCTCTGCCAGCTGGAAAAACAATCATTCATTTAGAAAATCAGGAAGTGAAGCGAGACGATAAAGTATTGGCGCGTTCCATCCATTTACTGATGAGGGGTCCACAAAAAGTCGGAATTATTGGTAAAAATGGTATTGGAAAAAGTACCTGGTTAAAACGCTTGTGGGCAGAAATGAAAAACAGAACAGATATTGAAGCGGGTTATATGCCGCAGAACTATGCTGATTATCTGAATTTGGACGAAACTCCCATTGAGTTTCTCAGCGAAACAGGAGATAGTGAGGAACTGACCCAAGTGATGACGTATCTTGGAAGCATGCGATTTACTTCAGATGAAATGCATCATCCCGTACGCTCTTTATCAGGTGGACAGCAAGCAAAACTGTTACTTTTAAAAATCGATTTATCGGGACAGAATGTATTATTATTAGATGAACCAACCAGGAACTTCTCTCCATTGTCTCAACCGGAACTTCGTAATCTATTCAAGAATTTTGAAGGTGCGATTGTGACAATTTCCCATGACCGATTATTTTTACAAGAAGTTTGTGATCAAATTTATGAATTGACTGAAGAAGGGCTGCAGTTAGTTGATTTAGAATAA
- a CDS encoding glutathione S-transferase family protein codes for MGLLVDGKWQDKWYDTESTGGRFVRKDSQFRSWVTADGSAGPSGEGGFKAEPNRYHLYISLACPWASRVMIMRSIKGLEDLVSVSVVNPLMAENGWTFEPDEGVIPDPVMDADYLYQIYTKVEPDYSGRVTVPVLYDLKQNKIVNNESSEIMRIFNSAFDEIGAKEGNYLPEELLTEIDAMNEKVYDAVNNGVYKAGFATKQEVYQEEVTQLFEVLDELEELLADKQYLVGNQITEADWRLFTTLIRFDSVYYGHFKCNIKHLTEYNNLWRYTKELYNEPGVAETVNFKHIKEHYYRSHKNINPTGIVPVGPELDFSLE; via the coding sequence ATGGGATTATTAGTAGACGGAAAATGGCAAGATAAGTGGTATGACACTGAGAGCACGGGAGGACGGTTTGTTCGAAAGGATTCACAATTTCGCAGTTGGGTTACTGCAGATGGAAGTGCTGGTCCTAGCGGTGAAGGCGGGTTTAAAGCAGAACCGAATCGTTATCACCTCTACATATCACTGGCTTGTCCATGGGCAAGCCGTGTAATGATTATGCGTAGTATTAAAGGATTAGAAGATTTGGTTTCTGTTTCAGTTGTTAATCCTTTAATGGCAGAAAACGGTTGGACGTTTGAACCAGATGAAGGAGTGATTCCCGATCCAGTTATGGATGCGGATTATTTGTACCAAATTTACACAAAAGTAGAACCAGATTATAGCGGTCGTGTAACCGTTCCTGTTTTATACGATTTAAAACAAAATAAAATTGTTAATAATGAATCTTCTGAAATTATGCGTATTTTTAACTCTGCTTTTGACGAAATAGGCGCTAAGGAAGGCAATTACTTACCCGAAGAATTACTCACAGAAATCGATGCAATGAATGAAAAAGTATATGATGCTGTCAACAACGGTGTCTATAAAGCTGGTTTTGCTACCAAACAAGAAGTTTACCAGGAAGAAGTAACACAACTATTCGAAGTTTTAGATGAACTGGAAGAACTTTTGGCTGATAAACAATATCTAGTAGGAAATCAAATTACGGAAGCTGATTGGCGTTTGTTTACTACTTTAATCCGCTTTGACAGTGTTTATTATGGGCATTTCAAATGTAATATTAAGCATTTAACTGAATATAACAATTTATGGCGCTATACAAAAGAGCTATATAACGAACCAGGCGTTGCTGAAACAGTTAATTTTAAGCACATTAAAGAACACTATTATCGCAGCCACAAAAATATAAATCCAACGGGTATTGTGCCTGTTGGACCCGAACTCGATTTCTCTTTGGAATAA
- a CDS encoding ferredoxin--NADP reductase, producing MIKYRLKIVDIIEETTETKTYILERPEGFTWEAGAMTHVGLVGFDEGERPNKGWVRHMSICTLPNENKIAFTTRTRISSEFKERLAQLTIGDELVLFKTVSNLREPNPEKPIILLTTGVAIATARPLILSLLQKNPNLSFLANINIDSSREFVYQTELNQLENNCFKNYWYDSRNEFYQKIEQLTTTKDALYYVVGSDPFLVKMIQTLRKLNISDANIVIDKREQALPDFFGTNEDIKEISFAK from the coding sequence ATGATAAAATACAGGCTAAAAATTGTCGATATTATAGAGGAAACCACGGAAACAAAAACCTATATTCTGGAAAGACCAGAAGGATTTACTTGGGAAGCAGGTGCAATGACTCATGTGGGCTTAGTTGGTTTTGATGAAGGAGAGCGACCAAACAAAGGTTGGGTGAGACATATGTCCATCTGTACTTTACCAAATGAAAACAAAATTGCCTTCACAACTAGGACGAGGATCTCTTCAGAGTTCAAAGAAAGATTAGCTCAGCTAACCATTGGAGATGAACTTGTTCTTTTCAAAACTGTTTCGAATTTAAGAGAGCCAAATCCAGAAAAACCAATTATATTGTTAACCACGGGCGTAGCAATCGCTACGGCAAGGCCATTAATTTTAAGCTTGTTACAAAAGAACCCGAATCTATCTTTTTTGGCAAATATCAATATCGATTCTTCCAGAGAATTTGTTTATCAAACAGAATTGAACCAGTTGGAAAATAATTGCTTCAAAAATTATTGGTACGATTCAAGGAATGAGTTTTATCAAAAAATAGAACAATTAACTACAACAAAAGATGCACTATACTACGTTGTCGGCAGTGATCCTTTCCTAGTAAAAATGATTCAAACCCTACGAAAATTGAATATCAGTGATGCTAATATCGTCATTGATAAAAGAGAGCAAGCATTGCCCGATTTTTTTGGAACGAACGAAGATATTAAGGAAATTTCTTTCGCGAAATAA
- a CDS encoding endonuclease III domain-containing protein, whose protein sequence is MKKDLEKLFVLNKLVEHYGYQHWWEDENRMADWVSMILIQQTTQNNAEKALVNLTPFLSLEALLDLEMEELQKLIRPAGFYKQKSVYIKELMNWFLAHGGKFEKFKEFSTESLRKELLGIKGVGPETADAMLLYIFERNVFIADTYATRLFTRLGFGEYRNYEQLRREFIHLAEQVPVKLCKEWHAVIDVHGKEYRKQKNLDESWLFVDS, encoded by the coding sequence ATGAAAAAAGATTTAGAGAAACTATTTGTATTGAACAAGTTAGTGGAACACTACGGTTATCAGCATTGGTGGGAAGATGAGAATCGAATGGCCGATTGGGTATCAATGATTCTGATTCAACAGACGACACAGAATAATGCAGAAAAAGCATTAGTAAATCTCACTCCTTTTTTGAGTCTGGAAGCATTGCTTGATTTAGAAATGGAAGAGTTACAAAAGCTGATACGGCCAGCAGGATTTTACAAGCAAAAAAGTGTGTATATAAAAGAATTGATGAATTGGTTCCTTGCTCATGGAGGAAAATTTGAAAAATTCAAAGAGTTCTCCACTGAAAGTCTTAGGAAGGAATTATTGGGCATTAAAGGGGTTGGTCCAGAAACGGCAGATGCCATGTTGCTCTATATCTTTGAACGAAATGTTTTTATTGCAGATACATATGCCACACGTTTATTCACTCGGCTGGGTTTTGGAGAATATCGGAATTACGAACAGCTGAGGAGAGAATTCATCCATCTAGCTGAACAAGTTCCCGTGAAACTATGCAAAGAGTGGCATGCAGTTATTGATGTTCATGGAAAAGAATATCGCAAGCAGAAAAATTTGGATGAGAGTTGGCTTTTCGTCGACAGCTAA
- a CDS encoding anthranilate synthase component I family protein, giving the protein MIRPTLKEARELAPGNTVIPIALEIFSDVRTSMEVLRNIKNRSNHYYLLESVVNKDNWSRYSFLGYDPTLTVHCTDGEVTVKSPTQETVTTENPIEKLKEILAGYKSPRIDYLPPFTGGLVGYFSYDCIKYFEPGLNIEAKNPEEFRDYHFMLMDRVIAFDHFRQKIVLIVNIDTQDIEANYIAGTTILKDMERMILEPLQDPANELIQQSGKFTPTFTEEGFSSIIKKVQQHIVEGDIFQAVVSNRFTAPFSGTLLQTYRVLRTINPSPYMVYFHFDDMEIACASPETLISVRNGIASSFPLAGTVPRGKNEEEDAVLIQELLTDEKELAEHDMLVDLARNDIGKIAEFGSVEVTEYREIKQFSHVSHIASKVIGRVKEAYGPLEALAAALPAGTLSGAPKVRACQIIDSLEGTKRGPYGGALGYIDFTGDMEMCIGIRMAVHKNNKVFVQSGAGIVADSVAEKEFQETQNKAKAIMAALKYEGK; this is encoded by the coding sequence ATGATCAGACCAACTTTAAAAGAAGCCAGAGAACTTGCGCCAGGAAATACGGTTATACCGATTGCTTTAGAAATCTTTTCGGATGTCCGTACATCCATGGAGGTGTTGCGCAATATTAAAAATCGCAGCAACCATTACTATCTATTGGAAAGTGTTGTAAATAAAGACAATTGGAGTAGATATTCTTTCTTGGGTTATGATCCTACTTTGACAGTTCATTGTACAGATGGTGAAGTTACGGTAAAAAGTCCGACTCAAGAAACAGTCACAACCGAGAATCCGATAGAGAAATTAAAAGAGATTCTGGCGGGATATAAAAGTCCGCGAATTGACTATTTGCCTCCTTTTACAGGCGGGCTAGTGGGATATTTCTCTTATGACTGTATCAAGTATTTTGAACCCGGTTTGAATATAGAAGCTAAAAATCCTGAGGAGTTTCGTGATTACCATTTTATGTTAATGGATCGGGTCATTGCATTTGATCATTTTCGTCAAAAAATTGTCTTGATTGTCAATATCGATACCCAAGACATTGAAGCGAATTACATCGCTGGAACAACGATTTTAAAGGATATGGAACGTATGATTTTAGAACCATTACAAGATCCGGCGAATGAGTTAATCCAGCAAAGTGGCAAATTTACACCAACATTCACAGAAGAAGGTTTTTCTTCTATCATCAAAAAGGTTCAGCAGCATATTGTTGAAGGAGACATCTTCCAAGCAGTGGTGTCGAACCGTTTTACAGCACCTTTTTCAGGTACTTTGCTTCAAACTTATCGAGTTCTGCGAACAATCAATCCGTCACCCTATATGGTTTATTTTCATTTTGATGATATGGAAATTGCTTGTGCGTCGCCAGAAACTCTCATTTCTGTTCGCAATGGTATCGCATCTTCATTTCCTTTAGCAGGAACTGTTCCAAGAGGAAAGAATGAAGAGGAAGATGCAGTGCTTATCCAAGAACTTTTAACAGATGAAAAAGAATTAGCCGAGCACGACATGTTAGTAGACCTTGCCCGAAATGATATTGGAAAAATTGCTGAGTTTGGTAGTGTGGAAGTAACGGAATATCGGGAAATTAAACAATTCTCACATGTCAGTCACATCGCTTCCAAAGTTATTGGACGAGTGAAAGAAGCATATGGACCATTAGAAGCACTAGCTGCAGCTCTACCCGCAGGAACATTATCGGGCGCACCAAAAGTGAGAGCTTGTCAGATTATTGATTCTTTAGAAGGAACAAAAAGAGGACCATACGGAGGAGCGCTCGGCTACATCGATTTCACGGGTGATATGGAAATGTGTATTGGAATAAGAATGGCTGTACACAAAAATAATAAAGTATTCGTCCAATCTGGTGCAGGAATTGTCGCAGACAGCGTAGCAGAAAAAGAATTTCAAGAAACACAAAATAAAGCCAAAGCAATAATGGCTGCACTGAAATATGAAGGGAAGTGA
- a CDS encoding anthranilate synthase component II, with the protein MIVLIDNYDSFTYNLYQLAGKYAQEGIKVIRNDEMSVSELERLNPTHIIISPGPGRPADAGITIETIKQLADKIPILGICLGHQAICEAYGGKVSYAEPLVHGKKSTIHIASGNQIFRGLPPILDVGRYHSLIAERESLPEGLLVIAETDKGELMGVKHRDYPLYGLQFHPESILTPQGERIIENFIRIGGKRYD; encoded by the coding sequence ATGATCGTACTAATCGATAACTATGACAGTTTTACTTATAATCTTTATCAACTCGCTGGAAAATATGCTCAAGAAGGTATAAAGGTCATTCGAAATGATGAAATGAGTGTATCTGAATTAGAGAGGTTGAATCCCACTCATATTATAATCTCGCCGGGGCCAGGCCGACCAGCAGATGCAGGCATAACCATCGAAACAATCAAACAGCTTGCTGATAAAATACCTATTTTAGGAATTTGCCTCGGACACCAAGCAATTTGTGAAGCTTACGGCGGGAAAGTAAGCTATGCAGAACCGCTTGTCCATGGCAAAAAAAGCACGATTCATATTGCTAGCGGCAATCAAATTTTTCGTGGCTTACCGCCGATTCTAGATGTCGGAAGATACCACTCATTGATTGCAGAACGCGAAAGTCTTCCTGAAGGACTACTTGTCATTGCAGAAACAGACAAAGGCGAACTGATGGGCGTGAAACACAGAGATTATCCTTTATATGGTTTGCAATTTCACCCAGAATCAATTTTAACGCCACAAGGAGAACGAATCATTGAGAACTTTATTCGCATAGGAGGAAAACGATATGATTAA
- the trpD gene encoding anthranilate phosphoribosyltransferase, which translates to MINQAIAEIFSGQNLSIELAGNVMNQMMEGKVTDAQMGAFLTAMRMKGETIDEITASAAVMREKSTKLKSKTDVLDIVGTGGDGLNSFNISTVSSFVVAAGGVPVAKHGNRSVSSKCGSADVLEALGVNINLTAEQSAKILEETGMCFMIASAYHSAMKHVAHVRKQLGVRTIFNVLGPLANPAGANMQLLGVYDENLVEPLANVLNNLQVKRAMVVHGHDGLDEISNTGTTTICEVTDGKLNSYFITPEQFGLKRGRLEDLIGGDPKENAEIALRILNGEKGPKRDIVILNAACCLYMGKENHSLRDCVVMAEELLDSGKAKSKLDEFIKATQQEASV; encoded by the coding sequence ATGATTAATCAGGCAATAGCTGAAATTTTTTCTGGTCAAAACTTATCAATTGAATTGGCAGGAAATGTAATGAATCAAATGATGGAAGGAAAAGTTACTGATGCACAAATGGGAGCTTTTTTAACTGCTATGCGAATGAAAGGTGAAACCATCGATGAAATTACAGCAAGTGCTGCAGTGATGCGCGAAAAAAGCACCAAATTAAAATCAAAAACTGATGTACTGGATATTGTGGGTACGGGCGGGGATGGATTGAACAGCTTTAATATTTCTACTGTTTCATCATTTGTTGTTGCAGCTGGAGGAGTTCCAGTAGCCAAACACGGTAATCGAAGTGTTTCCAGTAAATGCGGCAGTGCGGATGTGTTAGAGGCACTTGGTGTGAACATCAATTTGACAGCTGAGCAAAGTGCAAAAATATTGGAAGAAACAGGGATGTGTTTCATGATTGCATCAGCTTATCACTCCGCAATGAAGCACGTTGCTCATGTACGAAAGCAATTAGGTGTACGAACAATTTTTAATGTTCTCGGCCCATTGGCAAATCCAGCTGGCGCAAATATGCAACTGCTCGGTGTATATGATGAAAACTTGGTCGAACCGTTGGCAAACGTATTAAATAATTTACAGGTAAAACGAGCAATGGTTGTACATGGACATGACGGTCTGGATGAAATAAGCAATACGGGAACAACCACTATTTGTGAAGTAACAGACGGTAAATTAAACAGTTATTTTATTACACCAGAACAATTCGGCTTAAAAAGAGGCCGTTTGGAAGATTTAATCGGCGGAGATCCAAAAGAAAACGCGGAAATTGCATTAAGAATTTTAAATGGAGAAAAAGGACCGAAACGAGACATCGTTATTTTAAATGCTGCTTGTTGTTTGTACATGGGCAAAGAAAATCATTCTTTACGGGATTGCGTAGTTATGGCAGAAGAATTATTGGATAGTGGAAAAGCGAAAAGTAAACTAGACGAATTTATCAAAGCGACACAGCAGGAGGCTTCAGTATGA